One segment of Candidatus Krumholzibacteriia bacterium DNA contains the following:
- a CDS encoding SdrD B-like domain-containing protein translates to MALAFAVALTAAGCDSDSPTGTTNDTAVARTAIGSGDVGSGPVFLRAQGGAGVTAFTLRGDDVRSDGGALVADFTVINDGDASVPVPATLTLVSLDPSGVTVAGADNGETGAGASFDLAFADGDAVWAVGESSESRTLRFETGGDVSVAFVARVDFAMSESGGSIGGTVFADRDADGTLDGGERGIGGVTVELRGNGFGPVLTTSAADGTYRFDGLDAGAYTVREMDGSGLQSTGAGSIQVLLATDADGGVVDYLGADFGFRASDSGSGSLVEVGDHVEVDGWYDTDTGRFLAREVEWDHEDFEWDLEGPVTSVDASAGTLGVMGVVLSVNDAMSRDDDWLDDCAFDSVFDFTVGDFAEVDGDYVGADGSGLRVDDVDCDDPDDRHEVEGRVARVEVDGNGRLVWFEVLGVRIDVDRRTEFEHGDDDRGDGGRGDDDRGDDDSDDDSDEDSDDDDDSDDDDWDDDDDDDSDDD, encoded by the coding sequence GTGGCTCTCGCGTTCGCGGTCGCCCTGACCGCGGCGGGATGTGATTCCGACTCGCCGACCGGCACCACGAACGACACCGCGGTGGCCCGCACCGCGATCGGCAGCGGCGATGTCGGCTCCGGTCCCGTCTTCCTGCGCGCGCAGGGCGGGGCCGGGGTCACCGCCTTCACCCTGCGCGGCGACGACGTCCGCAGCGACGGCGGCGCTCTGGTCGCCGACTTCACCGTGATCAACGACGGCGACGCGTCCGTGCCCGTTCCCGCCACGCTCACTCTCGTGAGCCTCGATCCGTCCGGCGTGACCGTGGCCGGCGCGGACAACGGCGAGACGGGTGCGGGCGCGTCCTTCGATCTGGCGTTCGCCGACGGCGACGCCGTGTGGGCCGTGGGCGAGTCCAGTGAATCGCGCACCCTGCGCTTCGAGACCGGTGGTGACGTGTCCGTGGCCTTCGTCGCGCGCGTGGACTTCGCCATGTCCGAATCCGGAGGCAGCATCGGGGGCACCGTCTTCGCCGACCGCGATGCGGATGGCACGTTGGACGGCGGCGAGCGCGGCATCGGCGGCGTGACCGTCGAGCTGCGCGGCAACGGATTCGGCCCCGTGCTGACGACCAGCGCCGCCGACGGAACCTACCGCTTCGACGGACTCGATGCCGGCGCGTACACCGTGCGCGAGATGGACGGATCGGGCTTGCAGTCGACCGGTGCCGGTTCGATCCAGGTGCTGCTGGCGACCGATGCCGACGGTGGCGTGGTCGACTATCTCGGTGCCGACTTCGGGTTCCGGGCGTCGGACAGTGGCTCGGGTTCGCTCGTCGAGGTCGGCGATCACGTCGAGGTCGACGGATGGTACGACACGGACACCGGCCGCTTCCTCGCCCGCGAGGTCGAGTGGGATCACGAGGACTTCGAGTGGGACCTCGAAGGCCCCGTGACCTCCGTCGACGCCTCCGCCGGCACCCTGGGTGTGATGGGTGTCGTGCTGTCGGTGAACGACGCCATGAGCCGCGACGACGACTGGCTCGACGACTGCGCGTTCGATTCGGTGTTCGACTTCACCGTGGGCGACTTCGCCGAGGTCGACGGCGACTACGTCGGCGCGGACGGTTCCGGATTGCGCGTCGACGACGTCGACTGCGACGACCCCGACGACCGGCACGAGGTGGAGGGCCGCGTCGCCCGCGTCGAGGTCGACGGCAACGGCCGCCTGGTCTGGTTCGAGGTGCTCGGCGTGCGGATCGACGTCGACCGTCGAACGGAGTTCGAGCACGGCGACGACGATCGCGGCGACGGCGGTCGCGGCGACGATGATCGCGGCGACGACGATTCGGACGATGATTCCGACGAGGACTCCGATGACGACGATGATTCGGATGACGACGACTGGGACGATGACGACGACGACGACTCGGACGACGACTAG